A genome region from Lucilia cuprina isolate Lc7/37 chromosome 3, ASM2204524v1, whole genome shotgun sequence includes the following:
- the LOC111689730 gene encoding uncharacterized protein LOC111689730: MRVVAMVSGGKDSCYNMMQCVAEGHEIVALANLHPKDRDELDSFMYQTVGHMGIEILAKAMGLPLYRQETKGKSTQTGKQYVPTDNDEVEDLYNLLALCKEEVQAEAVAVGAILSDYQRVRVENVCSRLNLVSLAYLWRRDQTELLQEMIDCQVHAILIKVATLGLVPDRHLGKSLREIQPHLIKMRDKYGLNVCGEGGEYETFTLDCPLFKQRIVVDDIQTVISSADPICPVGYINFTKLSLQPKEAQHNCDVFVKKSLDYISDLNESTYSDLSDPDLSETELELIEKETRMRESLSQNELISRSNSFGRHLATSSSPIPIVTKSASVDEQTPSALLSSSAALCTASLQAGSFGPPRPLGSSTAAVCGSLSLAISSMALTAGGAAGAGLGGGMSSLISGCLNTQPPSPLKYEREFRPLNNRPIVAINHKGWMWVTGIQGCASTLEEGMQHALDSLRSLAAEHNYEMNNYCYITMYVRSISEYATVNRIYGQAVNFQNPPTRVCVECPLPEDCHVVLEAIAFKAPMRRRATLSIQESEGSDDQSSAAMVNSCSSSCTNDVSCKRNTMHVQSISHWAPANIGPYSQSTKIDEITYISGQIALVPGSMTIIEGGIRPQCKLTLRHISRIAKAMNAQGQLRDVVHGICFVTHPAFIAEARRQWERRTTNAIMDFIVVPALPREALVEWQVWAHTHNDRFEYEETGCSISDYTISIRRRWNYENNCAAIVCYISTGLASSTTQLTQLSDDILTNHCRLAQNLTAENMDEILTYVVNRLLKDYPLVKSSENLENATNNNGSLDHQQQQHHTTPSSIPAIHLKVFYQVTATPSVDLILTALNDFRQKCQDTANIAFTVLPACSLHNFSTFLSICGVRHE; encoded by the exons atGAGCTTGATAGTTTTATGTACCAAACTGTTGGTCATATGGGTATTGAGATCTTGGCTAAGGCAATGGGTTTACCATTGTATCGTCAAGAGACTAAAGGAAAAAGTACCCAAACTGGCAAACAATATGTGCCCACGGACAATGATGAAGTTGAagatttgtataatttattagCATTATGTAag GAAGAAGTACAAGCTGAAGCGGTGGCTGTAGGTGCCATACTCTCCGATTATCAACGAGTCAGAGTGGAGAATGTATGTAGTCGTTTGAATTTAGTGTCATTGGCCTATTTATGGAGGAGAGATCAGACTGAACTACTGCAAGAAATGATTGATTGTCAAGTTCATGCCatattaataaaa GTGGCTACTTTGGGTTTAGTTCCTGATCGTCATTTAGGAAAATCACTTAGAGAAATTCAACCTCATTTGATAAAAATGCGTGATAAATACGGTTTGAATGTTTGTGGTGAAGGTGGTGAATATGAAACATTCACCCTAGATTGTCCTCTCTTTAAGCAGCGTATAGTAGT TGATGATATACAAACTGTTATTAGTTCTGCTGATCCTATTTGTCCCGTTGGCTATATTAATTTCACCAAACTATCGTTACAACCCAAAGAAGCGCAACATAACTGtgatgtttttgtgaaaaaatctcTGGACTACATAAGTGACCTCAATGAATCCACATATAGTGACCTCAGTGATCCCGATCTCAGTGAAACTGAGCTTGAATTGATCGAGAAGGAGACACGCATGCGTGAATCCCTAAGTCAAAATGAATTGATATCGCGTAGCAACTCATTTGGTCGACATCTTGCCACCTCATCCTCACCCATACCGATAGTGACGAAGAGCGCAAGTGTTGATGAGCAAACACCATCTGCATTGTTATCCTCGTCGGCTGCTCTGTGTACTGCCTCATTGCAGGCTGGCAGTTTTGGTCCGCCACGTCCCTTGGGCAGTAGTACAGCAGCAGTTTGCGGTAGCCTATCGTTAGCCATTTCCTCAATGGCTTTAACAGCCGGTGGAGCTGCTGGTGCTGGTTTAGGTGGCGGGATGTCGTCACTTATAAGTGGTTGCCTGAATACACAGCCACCGAGTCCTCTTAAATATGAGCGTGAATTCCGTCCATTGAATAATCGACCCATAGTTGCCATAAATCACAAAGGTTGGATGTGGGTAACAGGCATACAAG GTTGTGCATCCACATTAGAAGAGGGTATGCAGCATGCCTTAGACTCCCTACGCTCCTTAGCTGCAGAGCACAATTATGAGATGAACAATTACTGTTACATAACAATGTATGTGCGTTCCATTAGCGAATACGCCACGGTTAATCGGATTTACGGACAAgctgtaaattttcaaaatccacCCACTAGGGTGTGTGTTGAATGTCCATTGCCGGAAGATTGTCATGTTGTATTGGAAGCTATTGCCTTTAAAGCACCCATGCGTAGAAGAGCAACACTTTCTATACAAGAAAGTGAGGGTTCAGATGATCAATCCTCTGCCGCCATGGTTAATAGCTGTAGCAGTAGTTGCACAAATGATGTATCATGCAAACGTAACACTATGCATGTACAAAGTATATCACATTGGGCTCCAGCCAATATTGGTCCATATAGTCAATCCACCAag attGATGAAATAACTTATATTTCTGGTCAAATTGCTTTAGTACCTGGTAGTATGACAATCATTGAAGGTGGCATACGTCCTCAATGCAAATTAACATTGCGCCATATATCACGTATTGCCAAGGCAATGAATGCTCAGGGACAATTACGTGATGTTGTACATGGCATTTGTTTTGTTACACATCCAGCCTTTATAGCCGAAGCACGTCGTCAATGGGAGAGACGTACCACAAATGCCATCATGGATTTTATTGTTGTTCCTGCATTACCCAGAGAAGCTTTAGTTGAATGGCAGGTATGGGCCCATACCCACAATGATCGCTTCGAAT atGAAGAGACTGGCTGCTCAATTAGTGACTATACAATTTCCATAAGAAGACGTTGGAATTATGAAAATAACTGTGCTGCTATTGTTTGCTACATTTCAACAG GTTTAGCCTCATCAACTACACAACTAACTCAACTATCCGATGATATTTTAACTAATCACTGTCGTTTAGCACAAAATCTTACCGCTGAAAATATGGATGAAATTCTAACATACGTGGTAAATCGTCTACTCAAAGACTATCCTCTGGTGAAAAGTAGTGAAAACTTGGAAAACGCTACAAATAATAATGGATCTCTAgatcatcagcaacaacagcacCATACCACACCATCGAGCATACCGGCCATACATCTAAAAGTGTTCTATCAAGTAACGGCAACACCCTCGGTGGATCTAATACTAACAGCTTTAAATGATTTCCGTCAAAAATGTCAAGATACAGCCAATATTGCTTTTACGGTTTTGCCAGCATGCAGTTTACACAATTTCAGTACTTTCCTCTCAATATGCGGTGTAAGACATGAATAA